A genomic segment from Acipenser ruthenus chromosome 5, fAciRut3.2 maternal haplotype, whole genome shotgun sequence encodes:
- the LOC117402194 gene encoding dapper homolog 2-like encodes MQNRKLSSGSALLTTTVGIDRCRVGERLQAALAGLQELHLLNVKQSYLVQEALEMDQETSHREGGMLDSYSEEQRLEATLAALKEQLSRLRRQDVGLKSHLQQLDHQISELKLDVSKASTEHLESDSRPSSGFYDLSDGGSCSLSNSCTSVYSECMSSSQSSLPPSCHQPGSRVSMFEYRPRSADETTVHAGSLQQQGMYIRAGCRIRTSADSRQRPVSTGDLERLMNPALGCQKVPDMKSVSSLCHGSDIQHTAVDPKYQSDLVSRNGSDVYPYPSPLHAVALQSPLFSLSGEASTAESNATPTEPTDSLQERRVFESRPGGYINRLIQHSKSKTDIQQDGSKRNVNSQKKSSPLGNGGTKGNLNNPPLVEEERVSIQALIHKKAQDVKTVPTTKVELENSRQQGLASCVSVVQRQKHLEESRVVCYPPQAVTQNSAFAKNIQSCPERAVKMQAKPYPENCTREALREAALSRKTNRKHSSSTASLEEKSSEAFSRSEFVHAKFVPAESHQVKVRQASKKTKAVKLKRRSSDKQRTVKPLPFEMPEVNRTPAERALPNKHHGGKGIVRRPTYAGEVASRSCSESSLYPAHLRQPQFVHRPAPRRAHNLYQAEPRASIDVMKKKQARRWQSAVEISSKHASARFAYGGAVGHVQVMHQQQQQQLWKAGMMRTSSMRAGPGQYQLHRSVYSDAISESDQSEYSAECASLFHSTIAETSEGEQSDHTANRFGDSESSEGDSDTSSDSSLTLDSDETDESELVWAEAAMGPTAAGVSLTKPRQAEPRPCRIKASKALKKKIRRFQPASLKVMTMV; translated from the exons ATGCAGAACAGAAAGCTAAGCTCCGGATCCGCACTATTAACCACGACCGTGGGGATTGACCGCTGCAGGGTCGGGGAAAGGCTACAGGCAGCTCTCGCTGGACTGCAAGAGCTACATCTGCTGAACGTGAAGCAGTCATACTTGGTGCAAGAAGCTTTGGAAATGGACCAAGAGACGTCTCATAGAGAGGGAGGAATGCTGGATAGCTACTCCGAGGAGCAGCGCTTGGAAGCGACGTTAGCCGCATTAAAGGAGCAATTG tctcgTTTGAGAAGGCAAGATGTTGGGCTTAAGAGCCATCTACAGCAGCTGGACCATCAGATCAGTGAACTTAAACTTGATGTGTCGAAGGCGTCCACAGAACATCTGGAGAGTGACAGCAGACCCAGCTCAG GTTTCTATGATTTAAGTGACGGGGGCTCCTGTTCTCTCTCCAACTCGTGCACCTCTGTGTACAGTGAGTGCATGTCTTCATCCCAGAGCAGTCTGCCACCATCCTGCCACCAGCCAGGGTCCCGGGTCAGCATGTTTGAGTACCGCCCGAGGTCAGCTGACGAGACCACTGTCCACGCTGGCAGCCTTCAGCAGCAGGGCATGTATATCCGAGCAGGCTGCAGAATCAGGACCAGCGCTGACTCCAGACAGAGACCCGTCTCCACAG GTGATTTGGAAAGACTGATGAACCCAGCATTGGGATGCCAGAAAGTCCCTGACATGAAGTCTGTTTCGTCTTTGTGCCATGGCAGCGATATACAGCATACGGCTGTAGACCCCAAGTACCAGAGCGACTTAGTGTCCAGGAATGGCAGTGATGTGTACCCATACCCGAGCCCCCTCCATGCTGTGGCTCTTCAGAGCCCCCTATTTTCACTGAGTGGGGAGGCTTCCACTGCAGAGAGCAACGCAACCCCAACCGAGCCCACAGATTCACTTCAGGAAAGACGAGTGTTTGAAAGCAGGCCCGGTGGCTACATAAACAGACTGATCCAGCACAGTAAGAGCAAAACAGACATCCAGCAAGACGGCAGTAAACGAAATGTGAACTCCCAGAAAAAAAGCTCTCCTCTCGGCAATGGGGGGACAAAGGGTAACCTCAACAACCCACCACTGGTTGAAGAGGAACGTGTCAGTATTCAAGCACTGATACACAAAAAGGCACAGGATGTTAAAACTGTTCCCACAACAAAGGTGGAACTTGAGAATTCAAGACAACAAGGCTTGGCAAGTTGCGTCAGTGTTGTGCAGCGGCAGAAGCATTTGGAGGAATCTAGAGTTGTCTGTTACCCTCCTCAGGCAGTCACACAGAACTCTGCATTTGCAAAGAATATTCAAAGTTGCCCAGAGAGGGCTGTGAAAATGCAGGCAAAGCCCTACCCTGAAAACTGCACCAGGGAAGCACTACGAGAAGCAGCACTGTCGAGAAAGACAAACAGAAAGCACAGCAGCAGCACCGCTAGCTTGGAGGAGAAAAGCTCTGAGGCATTTTCCAGATCCGAATTTGTTCACGCCAAGTTTGTCCCTGCCGAGTCCCATCAAGTGAAGGTCAGACAGGCCAGCAAAAAGACAAAGGCAGTAAAGCTGAAGAGGAGAAGCAGCGACAAGCAGAGGACTGTAAAACCGCTGCCTTTTGAAATGCCTGAAGTCAATAGGACACCTGCTGAGAGGGCTCTCCCTAATAAACATCATGGGGGAAAGGGCATTGTCAGGCGTCCCACTTATGCAGGAGAAGTAGCCAGCAGGTCATGTTCAGAGTCTAGCCTGTATCCTGCCCATCTTAGACAGCCACAGTTTGTCCACAGGCCAGCGCCTCGTAGAGCCCACAATCTCTACCAAGCAGAACCAAGAGCTTCCATAGATGTGATGAAGAAGAAGCAGGCACGCAGGTGGCAGTCCGCGGTGGAGATCTCCAGCAAGCATGCTTCGGCTCGCTTTGCTTACGGTGGTGCCGTCGGCCATGTGCAGGTcatgcatcagcagcagcagcagcagctgtggaAAGCCGGAATGATGCGGACCTCCAGCATGCGAGCCGGGCCCGGCCAGTACCAGCTCCACCGCAGCGTTTACTCGGACGCCATCAGCGAGTCGGACCAGTCTGAGTACTCTGCCGAATGCGCCTCCCTCTTCCACTCCACCATCGCAGAGACCAGCGAGGGAGAGCAGAGCGACCACACGGCCAACCGCTTTGGGGACAGCGAGTCCAGCGAGGGGGACTCAGACACCTCCAGCGACAGCAGCCTCACCTTGGATTCTGACGAGACGGATGAAAGCGAGCTGGTCTGGGCAGAGGCAGCCATGGGCCCCACAGCAGCCGGCGTGTCTCTAACGAAGCCCCGGCAGGCAGAGCCCAGGCCCTGCCGCATAAAAGCATCAAAGGCACTGAAAAAGAAGATACGGAGATTCCAGCCAGCATCTTTAAAAGTTATGACCATGGTGTAG